A single region of the Victivallis lenta genome encodes:
- a CDS encoding fibronectin type III domain-containing protein, with amino-acid sequence MIWRNLCLAAAFAVTGVLAAENLIDAPQKLELERATYRKITIKWEYPADGTQIAGYRIYRDGKEISRSTETVFTDTSVVPGKYYEYSVDAVTTGGKSSDLSAPLKVKTFDSVDFAQHEQVESVVDSLHDMPAKNLTALSLLSAIKAGFESLTGSSLAMNTFDTELISQMISEELEVIKTAVPDWTDAERIAAQAELDACLKESFGGHSMEQVYIYERLTTLAEAHWEKGNKQAAAILYEFSLKFLSDQENCVSSTLNRLSVFKVAHLTAESGADEVEAALAASASERLRFFDFFPDSKGNEARFIYSYLAGQYFRHFPKLLPYDDYREQAFLAARSCAVKQQELFGKVPGNNRLEQIEAWQLIRVKVKLHDAAGNPRRGSIKVANVTADTKPELFPDEPYYEERTFAIDGEAEIPVYAGHVYEITARIAISGGSDLVLNLPSFPQQDDRQIVYDTHGNPVQSPATNGPTAEIVVADSDFPYNLRFERDIDVFTLSWDWVDTADFKAAGFKVFNGNTLVAAVTGNSAANIRLAAPDGNYTYTVAAFDANGQLSRFSVPVTVEPGDQSAHAEFFEWLRQHFGDQPVLSTDDSDGDGVDNYHEFLNGTDPTCAPAPTPSDKQVTYTKITLNWECAPELSEGAVWTIRRDGTEVGTSLTASFTDSGLIPGMEYRYTIRGEFANGSGTDWSAPLQLKTQKPETVAYGDKLQQVVDLFNPIELADYTAPSLISAVKSAVEAVTGANITFTVVDESLLEKLVAAEFELLRESTGSMTAAERLTLRNELSQMMAEDFGGNSFEHMYIHSKLAELAEEHWAAYLADRSKTGSRTAAEALYDASLGFMKNHQVTVYSTLYRLAAMQ; translated from the coding sequence ATGATCTGGCGTAATTTGTGTCTGGCTGCCGCTTTTGCAGTGACGGGAGTACTGGCCGCGGAGAATCTGATCGACGCTCCGCAGAAATTGGAACTTGAGCGGGCAACCTATCGCAAAATTACAATCAAGTGGGAATATCCCGCCGACGGGACCCAGATTGCCGGCTATCGTATTTATCGGGATGGAAAAGAAATTTCCCGTTCAACTGAAACCGTTTTCACCGATACCAGTGTTGTCCCCGGCAAATATTACGAATACAGCGTGGATGCCGTCACCACAGGCGGCAAATCCTCCGATCTGTCGGCACCTTTGAAAGTCAAGACGTTTGATTCCGTTGATTTTGCTCAGCATGAACAAGTGGAAAGCGTTGTCGATTCGCTGCACGATATGCCGGCGAAAAATCTGACCGCGCTTTCTCTGCTTTCCGCAATCAAAGCCGGTTTTGAAAGTCTGACCGGCAGTAGCCTGGCGATGAATACGTTCGACACCGAACTGATCAGTCAAATGATTTCCGAGGAACTGGAGGTGATCAAAACGGCGGTGCCGGACTGGACCGATGCGGAACGGATCGCCGCCCAGGCAGAGCTGGACGCGTGCCTGAAGGAAAGCTTCGGCGGCCATTCCATGGAGCAAGTCTATATCTATGAACGCCTGACGACGCTTGCCGAAGCCCATTGGGAGAAAGGAAACAAGCAGGCGGCAGCCATCCTGTATGAATTTTCATTGAAATTTCTCAGCGATCAGGAGAATTGTGTTTCGAGCACCCTGAATCGTCTTTCTGTTTTCAAAGTTGCTCATCTGACTGCGGAAAGCGGCGCTGATGAAGTTGAGGCCGCACTTGCGGCGTCTGCGTCCGAAAGACTTCGTTTTTTTGATTTCTTTCCCGACTCGAAAGGAAATGAAGCGAGATTTATTTACAGCTATCTGGCCGGACAGTATTTCAGGCATTTCCCGAAGCTGCTCCCTTATGATGATTATCGGGAACAGGCATTCCTTGCAGCCCGTTCCTGCGCAGTCAAACAGCAGGAACTGTTCGGGAAAGTGCCGGGCAACAACCGGCTCGAACAAATCGAAGCCTGGCAGCTGATCCGGGTCAAGGTCAAACTCCATGACGCGGCAGGCAATCCGCGCCGCGGTTCGATCAAGGTAGCCAACGTAACGGCGGATACGAAACCGGAGCTTTTCCCGGACGAACCTTACTATGAAGAACGCACATTTGCAATCGACGGCGAGGCGGAAATTCCGGTTTATGCCGGGCACGTCTACGAAATCACGGCCCGGATCGCGATTTCCGGCGGCAGCGACCTGGTGCTGAATCTGCCTTCTTTTCCGCAGCAGGACGACCGGCAGATCGTCTATGACACGCACGGCAATCCGGTACAGTCTCCAGCGACGAATGGGCCGACGGCCGAAATCGTCGTGGCCGATTCCGATTTCCCCTATAACCTCAGGTTTGAGCGTGATATCGACGTGTTTACGCTGAGTTGGGACTGGGTTGACACGGCGGACTTTAAGGCTGCGGGCTTCAAGGTTTTCAATGGGAATACGCTGGTTGCCGCCGTCACCGGAAACAGCGCGGCGAATATCCGGCTGGCTGCGCCGGACGGCAATTACACCTATACGGTCGCCGCGTTCGATGCGAACGGCCAACTCTCCCGCTTCAGCGTGCCGGTCACGGTCGAGCCGGGGGATCAGAGCGCCCATGCGGAATTTTTTGAGTGGTTGCGGCAGCATTTCGGTGATCAGCCGGTTCTTTCCACGGATGATTCCGACGGAGACGGCGTGGACAATTATCACGAATTTCTGAACGGCACCGATCCGACCTGCGCCCCGGCGCCGACTCCGTCGGACAAGCAGGTCACCTACACGAAAATTACCCTGAACTGGGAATGCGCGCCGGAATTGAGCGAAGGCGCGGTCTGGACGATCCGCCGGGATGGAACGGAAGTCGGCACTTCCCTGACCGCCTCCTTTACCGACAGCGGCCTGATTCCGGGCATGGAATACCGGTACACGATCCGCGGGGAGTTCGCCAACGGTTCCGGGACCGACTGGAGCGCTCCGCTGCAGTTGAAAACTCAGAAGCCGGAAACCGTCGCTTACGGCGACAAACTCCAGCAGGTCGTGGACCTTTTCAACCCGATCGAACTGGCGGATTATACTGCCCCGAGCCTAATCTCCGCGGTGAAAAGCGCCGTGGAAGCCGTAACCGGCGCCAATATCACGTTCACTGTCGTCGACGAGTCGCTGCTCGAGAAACTGGTTGCGGCGGAATTTGAGCTGCTTCGGGAGAGCACCGGCAGCATGACTGCGGCGGAGCGGCTGACGCTGCGCAACGAACTGTCGCAGATGATGGCCGAGGATTTCGGCGGCAACTCTTTTGAACACATGTATATCCACAGCAAGCTCGCTGAACTGGCGGAAGAACACTGGGCGGCTTATCTCGCCGATCGGAGCAAAACCGGCAGCCGGACAGCCGCCGAAGCTCTGTACGATGCTTCGCTGGGTTTCATGAAGAACCATCAGGTGACAGTTTATTCAACGCTGTACCGCCTTGCTGCAATGCAGTGA